A window from Triplophysa dalaica isolate WHDGS20190420 chromosome 3, ASM1584641v1, whole genome shotgun sequence encodes these proteins:
- the LOC130417888 gene encoding KN motif and ankyrin repeat domain-containing protein 4-like isoform X2 encodes MDSGKANGISSKDNERKKRPPSYSVETPYGFHLDLDFLKYVDDIEKGNTIRRVPVQRRQRGQNNGIISRNLSLPGYGCRAPQWNSFSTLWPKTQLGESHQYFDFHSGDITSARYARRGDPYKSLTTSNMDASIKAFDEQPLGCYVRPNLLRASSLPLTVLLRQHSESTEDPTSPKENLSQENGSSDDVFHLSYSRTCGTNGTLQRLTTALERVGELETEIRVIPELKAQICILQEERGQLLVQLHSQNDTTGPLVVPTLPSQTNNWVPAMIAKENTQQAGDDWMNREYDRLEKNVKASSEQVDAVSTPSITHKMLPRKGKDMLDKEDQAKSLNPFEKKVVHLEQELHRLEVELERTRALLKQQVEESRFKDEKIKQLTIHLNAKRAVTSGTLPETSIASTQNVKPVIESCAALTGGQEMHKQEAIFTQGQPSVSHADMEHHVKRLQELLQEQWECLCKDDLSGKTSSEHLSPRVRNIQDQLVTLVMLLSLYVFSSGEQEPESKTEELVPGVEYENLKKKSLKDSSRQSEKDFYLKKNTNLEAGKALTSQTTYPTVETVIDGDQAMREDTNLKSQTQREKNRKAVNKDFIDACCFLKDNMDKVSEPDDEMSKTLTVVFRQWFSVSAEEDARADILSLYLSEVNSQTPTVLPFLVNMADDNGNTALHYSVSHCNFSIVKILLDTGMCKIDLRNKSRYTAIMLASMTSAESPGDLKVIQQLIELGDVNSRVGQVGQTALHLAVRHGRILLVRLLLAQGADPNARDHAGTTPLMCACERGHVSVVQILLEEANCDVNLKDKGGRNALSLATQASHTEIVNLLKGRTETKSSDKCKVS; translated from the exons ATGGATTCAGGAAAAG CAAATGGCATCTCATCAAAAgacaatgaaagaaaaaaaaggccGCCCTCTTACTCCGTCGAGACACCGTATGGATTCCATCTGGACCTGGACTTTCTAAAATATGTTGATGACATTGAAAAGGGAAACACCATCAGAAGAGTGCCTGTGCAGCGAAGACAAAGAGGACAAAACAATGGCATCATATCGCGTAACTTAAGCCTCCCAGGTTATGGATGCAGGGCACCTCAGTGGAACTCCTTCAGCACTTTATGGCCCAAAACCCAACTAGGAGAATCTCATCAATACTTTGACTTTCACTCAGGTGACATTACATCTGCTCGCTATGCTAGGAGAGGAGACCCCTACAAAtcattaacaacttcaaacatGGATGCTAGTATTAAAGCTTTTGATGAGCAGCCTTTAGGATGTTACGTCAGGCCAAATCTCCTGAGAGCTTCCAGTTTACCCTTAACAGTTTTACTGAGACAACACTCAGAGTCAACCGAAGATCCTACCAGCCCTAAAGAAAACCTATCACAGGAAAACGGTTCATCAGATGATGTCTTTCATTTATCCTACAGCAGGACATGTGGGACGAACGGGACCCTTCAGCGGCTCACAACGGCTCTGGAGCGGGTCGGGGAACTGGAGACGGAGATCAGAGTCATTCCTGAGCTCAAGGCGCAgatatgtattttgcaagagGAGCGAGGACAGCTTTTAGTCCAACTGCATTCCCAAAATGACACAACTGGTCCTCTGGTTGTTCCTACACTTCCTTCTCAAACAAATAACTGGGTCCCTGCCATGATAGCCAAAGAAAATACACAGCAAGCTGGTGATGATTGGATGAATCGAGAATATGACCGACTTGAGAAGAACGTCAAGGCTTCTTCTGAGCAGGTTGATGCAGTTTCGACACCTTCGATCACACACAAAATGCTTCCACGGAAGGGCAAAGATATGTTGGATAAGGAAGACCAAGCCAAATCACTTAATCCTTTCGAGAAGAAAGTTGTACATTTAGAACAGGAGCTACATAGACTTGAGGTAGAGCTAGAGAGGACAAGAGCTCTGTTGAAGCAGCAAGTAGAGGAGAGCCGTTTCAAGGATGAGAAGATCAAACAGTTGACCATACATCTTAACGCAAAGAGAGCAGTGACCAGTGGGACTTTACCTGAGACTTCCATTGCAAGTACACAAAACGTGAAACCTGTTATAGAATCATGTGCCGCTCTAACAGGTGGGCAAGAGATGCACAAGCAGGAGGCAATATTTACTCAAGGACAACCTTCAGTTTCACATGCAGACATGGAACACCATGTAAAACGATTGCAAGAGCTCCTTCAGGAGCAGTGGGAATGTCTCTGCAAAGATGACTTATCAGGAAAAACATCTTCTGAGCACTTGTCACCTCGCGTCCGCAATATTCAAGATCAGTTAGTAACTTTGGTCATGCTACTTTCCCTCTACGTGTTTTCTAGTGGAGAACAAGAACCAG aaTCCAAAACAGAAGAGCTTGTTCCTGGGGTGGAGTATGagaacctaaaaaaaaaaagtctgaaAGATAGTTCAAGACAAAG TGAAAAGGACTTTTACCTTAAGAAGAATACTAATCTGGAAGCTGGCAAAGCACTGACATCACAGACAACGTACCCCACAGTAGAGACAG TCATAGATGGGGATCAGGCAATGAGAGAGGATACCAATCTGAaatcacagacacagagagaaaaaaacag GAAAGCCGTGAATAAGGATTTCATAGATGCATGTTGTTTCCTGAAAGACAACATGGATAAAGTGTCAGAACCTGATGATGAAATG agCAAGACTCTCACTGTAGTGTTCCGGCAGTGGTTCAGCGTGTCCGCTGAGGAGGATGCACGCGCTGACATTCTTTCTTTGTATCTCAGTGAGGTTAACTCACAAACACCCACAGTTCTTCCCTTCCTGGTCAACATGGCAGATGATAATGGGAACACTGCCCTGCATTATAGCGTGTCTcactgtaacttcagcattgTCAAGATCCTTTTAGACACAG GAATGTGCAAAATAGACCTTAGAAACAAGTCTAGGTATACTGCTATCATGTTGGCCTCCATGACATCTGCAGAATCTCCAGGGGACCTGAAAGTGATCCAGCAACTGATAGAGCTTGGTGACGTCAACAGCCGTGTTGGCCAG GTGGGACAAACAGCTCTCCACTTGGCAGTAAGACATGGACGCATCCTATTAGTTCGTCTCCTGTTGGCACAGGGGGCAGATCCTAATGCCCGGGACCATGCAGGAACTACTCCACTGATGTGCGCATGCGAGCGGGGGCACGTCAGTGTCGTGCAAATTTTGTTGGAGGAAGCGAACTGCGATGTCAATTTAAAAGACAAG GGTGGGCGCAATGCATTATCTCTGGCAACACAGGCCTCTCATACAGAGATTGTAAATCTTCTGAAAGGCCGCACAGAAACCAAGAGCTCAGATAAGTGCAAGGTATCCTAG
- the LOC130417888 gene encoding KN motif and ankyrin repeat domain-containing protein 4-like isoform X1, whose amino-acid sequence MDSGKANGISSKDNERKKRPPSYSVETPYGFHLDLDFLKYVDDIEKGNTIRRVPVQRRQRGQNNGIISRNLSLPGYGCRAPQWNSFSTLWPKTQLGESHQYFDFHSGDITSARYARRGDPYKSLTTSNMDASIKAFDEQPLGCYVRPNLLRASSLPLTVLLRQHSESTEDPTSPKENLSQENGSSDDVFHLSYSRTCGTNGTLQRLTTALERVGELETEIRVIPELKAQICILQEERGQLLVQLHSQNDTTGPLVVPTLPSQTNNWVPAMIAKENTQQAGDDWMNREYDRLEKNVKASSEQVDAVSTPSITHKMLPRKGKDMLDKEDQAKSLNPFEKKVVHLEQELHRLEVELERTRALLKQQVEESRFKDEKIKQLTIHLNAKRAVTSGTLPETSIASTQNVKPVIESCAALTGGQEMHKQEAIFTQGQPSVSHADMEHHVKRLQELLQEQWECLCKDDLSGKTSSEHLSPRVRNIQDQLVTLVMLLSLYVFSSGEQEPESKTEELVPGVEYENLKKKSLKDSSRQSEKDFYLKKNTNLEAGKALTSQTTYPTVETGKTEDVNTNAKEDAIDNGTTKQKDLYFQTSKVIDGDQAMREDTNLKSQTQREKNRKAVNKDFIDACCFLKDNMDKVSEPDDEMSKTLTVVFRQWFSVSAEEDARADILSLYLSEVNSQTPTVLPFLVNMADDNGNTALHYSVSHCNFSIVKILLDTGMCKIDLRNKSRYTAIMLASMTSAESPGDLKVIQQLIELGDVNSRVGQVGQTALHLAVRHGRILLVRLLLAQGADPNARDHAGTTPLMCACERGHVSVVQILLEEANCDVNLKDKGGRNALSLATQASHTEIVNLLKGRTETKSSDKCKVS is encoded by the exons ATGGATTCAGGAAAAG CAAATGGCATCTCATCAAAAgacaatgaaagaaaaaaaaggccGCCCTCTTACTCCGTCGAGACACCGTATGGATTCCATCTGGACCTGGACTTTCTAAAATATGTTGATGACATTGAAAAGGGAAACACCATCAGAAGAGTGCCTGTGCAGCGAAGACAAAGAGGACAAAACAATGGCATCATATCGCGTAACTTAAGCCTCCCAGGTTATGGATGCAGGGCACCTCAGTGGAACTCCTTCAGCACTTTATGGCCCAAAACCCAACTAGGAGAATCTCATCAATACTTTGACTTTCACTCAGGTGACATTACATCTGCTCGCTATGCTAGGAGAGGAGACCCCTACAAAtcattaacaacttcaaacatGGATGCTAGTATTAAAGCTTTTGATGAGCAGCCTTTAGGATGTTACGTCAGGCCAAATCTCCTGAGAGCTTCCAGTTTACCCTTAACAGTTTTACTGAGACAACACTCAGAGTCAACCGAAGATCCTACCAGCCCTAAAGAAAACCTATCACAGGAAAACGGTTCATCAGATGATGTCTTTCATTTATCCTACAGCAGGACATGTGGGACGAACGGGACCCTTCAGCGGCTCACAACGGCTCTGGAGCGGGTCGGGGAACTGGAGACGGAGATCAGAGTCATTCCTGAGCTCAAGGCGCAgatatgtattttgcaagagGAGCGAGGACAGCTTTTAGTCCAACTGCATTCCCAAAATGACACAACTGGTCCTCTGGTTGTTCCTACACTTCCTTCTCAAACAAATAACTGGGTCCCTGCCATGATAGCCAAAGAAAATACACAGCAAGCTGGTGATGATTGGATGAATCGAGAATATGACCGACTTGAGAAGAACGTCAAGGCTTCTTCTGAGCAGGTTGATGCAGTTTCGACACCTTCGATCACACACAAAATGCTTCCACGGAAGGGCAAAGATATGTTGGATAAGGAAGACCAAGCCAAATCACTTAATCCTTTCGAGAAGAAAGTTGTACATTTAGAACAGGAGCTACATAGACTTGAGGTAGAGCTAGAGAGGACAAGAGCTCTGTTGAAGCAGCAAGTAGAGGAGAGCCGTTTCAAGGATGAGAAGATCAAACAGTTGACCATACATCTTAACGCAAAGAGAGCAGTGACCAGTGGGACTTTACCTGAGACTTCCATTGCAAGTACACAAAACGTGAAACCTGTTATAGAATCATGTGCCGCTCTAACAGGTGGGCAAGAGATGCACAAGCAGGAGGCAATATTTACTCAAGGACAACCTTCAGTTTCACATGCAGACATGGAACACCATGTAAAACGATTGCAAGAGCTCCTTCAGGAGCAGTGGGAATGTCTCTGCAAAGATGACTTATCAGGAAAAACATCTTCTGAGCACTTGTCACCTCGCGTCCGCAATATTCAAGATCAGTTAGTAACTTTGGTCATGCTACTTTCCCTCTACGTGTTTTCTAGTGGAGAACAAGAACCAG aaTCCAAAACAGAAGAGCTTGTTCCTGGGGTGGAGTATGagaacctaaaaaaaaaaagtctgaaAGATAGTTCAAGACAAAG TGAAAAGGACTTTTACCTTAAGAAGAATACTAATCTGGAAGCTGGCAAAGCACTGACATCACAGACAACGTACCCCACAGTAGAGACAGGTAAAACTGAAGATGTGAATACCAATGCAAAAGAAGATGCCATAGATAATGGGACCACAAAACAGAAAGATCTCTATTTTCAAACGAGTAAAGTCATAGATGGGGATCAGGCAATGAGAGAGGATACCAATCTGAaatcacagacacagagagaaaaaaacag GAAAGCCGTGAATAAGGATTTCATAGATGCATGTTGTTTCCTGAAAGACAACATGGATAAAGTGTCAGAACCTGATGATGAAATG agCAAGACTCTCACTGTAGTGTTCCGGCAGTGGTTCAGCGTGTCCGCTGAGGAGGATGCACGCGCTGACATTCTTTCTTTGTATCTCAGTGAGGTTAACTCACAAACACCCACAGTTCTTCCCTTCCTGGTCAACATGGCAGATGATAATGGGAACACTGCCCTGCATTATAGCGTGTCTcactgtaacttcagcattgTCAAGATCCTTTTAGACACAG GAATGTGCAAAATAGACCTTAGAAACAAGTCTAGGTATACTGCTATCATGTTGGCCTCCATGACATCTGCAGAATCTCCAGGGGACCTGAAAGTGATCCAGCAACTGATAGAGCTTGGTGACGTCAACAGCCGTGTTGGCCAG GTGGGACAAACAGCTCTCCACTTGGCAGTAAGACATGGACGCATCCTATTAGTTCGTCTCCTGTTGGCACAGGGGGCAGATCCTAATGCCCGGGACCATGCAGGAACTACTCCACTGATGTGCGCATGCGAGCGGGGGCACGTCAGTGTCGTGCAAATTTTGTTGGAGGAAGCGAACTGCGATGTCAATTTAAAAGACAAG GGTGGGCGCAATGCATTATCTCTGGCAACACAGGCCTCTCATACAGAGATTGTAAATCTTCTGAAAGGCCGCACAGAAACCAAGAGCTCAGATAAGTGCAAGGTATCCTAG